One window of the Spirochaetota bacterium genome contains the following:
- a CDS encoding ABC transporter ATP-binding protein has translation MNILEIQDLVKHFPEVKAVDGISFSIRAGSCFGLLGPNGAGKTTSIEVIEGIQKRTSGEILYKGSRRGPSFKQEVGIQLQNTELPQYLSVRETLEFFRKLYERRADFAWLVEICRLEEIIDRDNWKISGGQKQRLLLAIALANDPDLVFLDEPTTGLDPQARRHLWEIVRQIQAQGKTVILTTHYMEEAQILCDEIAIMDHGKIVALGSPEELLRIHAQGSTIVLNGPIDEKALGGIACAWSREEDRIEIRTLTVNDCLRELIKHDVDLTGMTIRSQNLEDIFLILTGHTLRG, from the coding sequence ATGAACATACTGGAAATACAGGACCTGGTCAAACATTTCCCCGAGGTAAAAGCGGTGGACGGAATCAGCTTCTCCATTCGCGCGGGAAGCTGCTTCGGGCTGCTGGGGCCCAACGGGGCGGGAAAGACGACCTCGATCGAGGTGATCGAGGGCATACAGAAACGGACCTCGGGCGAAATCCTCTACAAGGGCTCCCGGCGCGGGCCCTCGTTCAAGCAGGAGGTGGGCATCCAGCTGCAGAACACCGAGCTCCCCCAGTACCTGAGCGTGCGGGAGACGCTGGAGTTTTTCAGGAAACTCTACGAACGGAGGGCGGACTTCGCCTGGCTCGTGGAGATATGCAGGCTCGAGGAGATCATCGACCGCGACAACTGGAAGATATCGGGCGGGCAGAAGCAGAGGCTCCTGCTCGCCATCGCCCTGGCGAACGACCCCGATCTCGTATTCCTTGACGAACCCACGACGGGGCTCGATCCGCAGGCGCGCAGGCACCTCTGGGAGATCGTCCGGCAGATACAGGCGCAGGGAAAGACCGTGATCCTCACCACGCACTATATGGAAGAGGCACAAATACTGTGCGACGAGATCGCGATCATGGACCACGGCAAGATCGTCGCCCTGGGCTCGCCCGAAGAGCTCCTGCGCATCCACGCCCAGGGTTCCACGATCGTGCTGAACGGGCCCATCGACGAGAAAGCCCTGGGGGGCATCGCCTGCGCATGGAGCCGCGAGGAGGACCGTATCGAAATACGTACCCTTACCGTGAACGACTGCCTTCGCGAGCTTATAAAGCACGACGTCGACCTCACCGGCATGACCATACGCTCGCAGAACCTCGAGGATATATTTCTCATCCTCACGGGACACACGCTCAGGGGGTAA
- a CDS encoding IclR family transcriptional regulator encodes MTKKANGVVKGQIHSLIKAADILELFLKEKKPLGLADFAERLEMPKTTILGFVKTLVAIHFLEKDPITQKYRLGPKMLQLGLRYITNTDVITLAKIWMERLCHKFNETVNTGILVGDSVVVIFNASPENEFMTVPRAGTAIPAHTSCIGKMLYAHLSPKRLERILETYEFIRLTENTITDRDAFLRELEEVRREKVSFDREENFKGLAGIGGPVYNYTGNLIAAFAITGKADTIYRKREQIIEEVRSSSVEISRQLGYLPGE; translated from the coding sequence ATGACGAAGAAAGCGAACGGCGTCGTGAAGGGACAGATTCATTCGCTTATCAAGGCCGCCGATATACTGGAACTCTTTCTCAAGGAAAAGAAGCCGCTCGGCCTCGCCGATTTCGCCGAACGCCTGGAGATGCCCAAGACCACGATCCTGGGTTTCGTCAAGACCCTGGTCGCGATACATTTCCTGGAAAAAGACCCCATAACGCAGAAATACCGGCTGGGCCCCAAGATGCTGCAGCTGGGCCTGCGCTACATCACCAATACCGACGTCATCACCCTCGCAAAGATTTGGATGGAACGGCTGTGCCACAAGTTCAATGAAACCGTGAATACCGGCATACTCGTCGGCGACAGCGTGGTGGTCATTTTCAACGCCTCCCCCGAGAACGAATTCATGACCGTACCGCGCGCGGGCACGGCCATCCCGGCACATACCTCGTGCATCGGGAAAATGCTGTACGCGCACCTTTCACCGAAACGCCTGGAACGCATCCTTGAAACCTACGAGTTCATCCGCCTCACCGAAAACACGATCACGGACAGGGACGCCTTTCTAAGGGAGCTGGAGGAGGTGCGCCGGGAAAAGGTGAGCTTCGACCGGGAGGAAAACTTCAAGGGTCTCGCCGGGATCGGGGGGCCCGTCTACAATTACACCGGAAACCTGATCGCCGCGTTCGCCATAACCGGGAAGGCCGATACGATATACCGGAAACGGGAGCAGATTATAGAGGAGGTCAGGAGCTCGTCGGTGGAGATTTCACGGCAGCTCGGCTACCTCCCGGGCGAATAG
- a CDS encoding class I SAM-dependent methyltransferase: MKEPYTELAFAYDYILRHVDYDQWYRYLRTLIFQYMRDPGPILELGCGTGKFGAKFSKDDFEIYGMDKSVDMLRVARARAFRNFRIFCGDMTRFSLARQFDFIFSVHDTMNYFLTLRELAKVLRCVRAAMHAKSVFMFDVTTEHNILTYFDGRVTRYTIRGTEVEWSNTYDKRKKQVVSTLEFKRKGVPFAVEAHVQRIYSKKEVSALLAKEGFKVLDVYGDYTFSPPGADTVMMNFVTRRTR, translated from the coding sequence ATGAAAGAGCCTTACACCGAGCTCGCCTTCGCCTACGATTACATACTCCGCCACGTCGACTACGACCAGTGGTACCGTTACCTGCGCACGCTCATTTTCCAGTACATGCGCGACCCGGGACCCATCCTGGAGCTGGGCTGCGGGACGGGGAAATTCGGGGCCAAGTTTTCGAAGGACGACTTCGAGATATACGGCATGGACAAGTCGGTCGACATGCTCCGGGTGGCGCGCGCGCGCGCCTTCAGGAACTTCCGCATCTTCTGCGGGGACATGACGCGCTTCTCGCTCGCGCGGCAGTTCGACTTTATTTTCTCGGTCCACGACACCATGAATTATTTCCTGACCTTGCGGGAGCTCGCGAAGGTGCTCCGCTGCGTGCGGGCAGCCATGCACGCGAAGAGCGTATTCATGTTCGACGTCACCACGGAGCACAACATCCTGACCTATTTCGACGGGCGCGTTACGCGGTATACTATTCGTGGGACCGAGGTCGAATGGAGCAACACCTACGACAAGAGGAAAAAGCAGGTCGTCTCGACACTCGAGTTCAAGAGAAAGGGCGTGCCGTTCGCGGTGGAGGCCCACGTGCAGCGCATTTACTCCAAAAAGGAAGTATCGGCGCTGCTGGCGAAGGAGGGCTTCAAGGTACTCGACGTATACGGCGATTATACCTTCTCGCCCCCCGGCGCGGACACGGTCATGATGAATTTCGTGACGCGGAGGACGCGGTGA
- a CDS encoding penicillin acylase family protein — protein MKLKDNELVLTGPNGSVRIRRNKHGVPEVTAGTIEDCVYGQGWVHAHDRQLQTLLTRVLLQGRAAECLAGDPELVEIDRYMRRMNFLPDPDEQVKRLEPHVRAQLEAYRDGYNRCLSDNGPVWEFKLMGYAPGPWEIKDSLILGKIMGYLGLGDAQVAMERLIVQMIRNDIPRKKLGELFPYLTDKIDADLLKKVHLEPPLVPAAAHWLAKLPKMMASNNWVVSGKLTESKKPILCNDPHLEVNRLPNIWQEIVMRLPDNVLAGASLPGVPGVAIGRSNVLSWGATYSFMDSVDFRVEQCREGKYLRGAQWKPFKVREEIIKVKKGEPVVEKVYENDLGLLEGDPFRDGHCLVLCWSAARGCGAGEFNGFLNLPFAKNVREGMECFRRLEALSFNWVLADTQGNIGYQMSGRTFRRPKGVSGLIPHPAWDKKFNSKGFIPAAKLPASYNPREGYIVTANQDLNHLGKDKPINLPMAPYRSMRIAQLLRKKRVINADYMKKMHFDLYSLQAQELMKVLRPLLPDSANGAALRDWECVYTPDSHGAMLFESVYLALLRVVFGDHGMGREVVDYLVKETGIFNDYYGNFDTILMNPRSSWYADSSRDELFRIAIAEGLAVKAVPWGQTRRLTFSHLLFGGKLPLFLGFDRGPISLPGNRATIPQGQIFKSAGRLTSFSPSFRMIADMATAALQTNMAGGSSDRRYSKWYANDLENWLHGVYKTLS, from the coding sequence ATGAAACTCAAAGACAACGAACTCGTTCTGACCGGGCCGAACGGCAGCGTGCGCATACGGCGCAATAAACACGGCGTTCCCGAGGTGACGGCCGGCACCATAGAGGATTGCGTGTATGGGCAGGGATGGGTGCACGCCCACGACCGGCAGCTCCAGACCCTCCTCACGCGGGTGCTCCTCCAGGGACGCGCCGCGGAATGCCTGGCCGGGGACCCGGAGCTGGTGGAGATCGACCGCTACATGCGCCGCATGAACTTCCTTCCCGACCCCGACGAACAGGTCAAGCGCCTGGAACCGCACGTAAGGGCGCAGCTCGAGGCCTACCGGGACGGGTATAACCGCTGCCTTTCGGATAACGGGCCGGTATGGGAGTTCAAGCTCATGGGCTACGCGCCCGGGCCCTGGGAGATAAAGGACAGCCTGATACTGGGAAAGATCATGGGATACCTGGGGCTGGGCGACGCGCAGGTCGCGATGGAGCGGCTCATCGTCCAGATGATACGCAACGACATTCCCCGGAAGAAACTGGGCGAGCTCTTTCCCTACCTGACCGACAAGATCGACGCCGATCTCCTGAAAAAGGTGCACCTTGAGCCGCCCCTGGTTCCCGCGGCTGCGCACTGGCTCGCGAAGCTTCCCAAGATGATGGCCTCGAACAACTGGGTGGTATCCGGAAAGCTCACCGAATCGAAGAAGCCAATTCTCTGCAACGATCCGCACCTCGAGGTGAACCGCCTGCCGAACATATGGCAGGAGATCGTGATGCGCCTTCCGGATAACGTCCTCGCGGGCGCGAGCCTTCCGGGCGTGCCCGGCGTCGCGATAGGGCGCTCGAATGTTCTCTCCTGGGGGGCCACCTATTCATTCATGGACTCCGTCGATTTCCGCGTTGAGCAGTGCAGGGAAGGCAAGTACCTGCGCGGCGCGCAGTGGAAGCCCTTCAAGGTGCGCGAGGAAATCATAAAGGTGAAAAAGGGCGAGCCCGTCGTCGAGAAGGTATACGAGAACGACCTGGGGCTGCTCGAGGGGGACCCGTTCCGCGACGGCCACTGCCTGGTGCTCTGCTGGTCGGCGGCGCGGGGCTGCGGGGCGGGCGAGTTCAACGGATTTCTCAACCTGCCCTTCGCGAAGAACGTGCGGGAGGGCATGGAATGCTTCCGCCGCCTGGAGGCGCTCAGCTTCAACTGGGTGCTCGCGGATACCCAGGGAAATATCGGCTACCAGATGAGCGGCAGGACCTTCCGGCGCCCCAAGGGCGTGAGCGGCCTTATACCGCATCCGGCGTGGGACAAAAAGTTCAATTCAAAGGGCTTCATTCCCGCCGCGAAGCTGCCTGCGAGCTACAACCCGCGCGAGGGCTACATCGTCACGGCGAACCAGGACCTGAACCACCTGGGGAAGGACAAGCCCATAAATCTTCCCATGGCGCCGTACCGTTCCATGCGCATCGCGCAACTCCTGCGAAAGAAGCGCGTGATAAACGCGGATTACATGAAGAAGATGCATTTCGACCTCTACTCGCTCCAGGCGCAGGAGCTCATGAAGGTGCTGCGTCCGCTCCTGCCCGACAGCGCGAACGGGGCGGCCCTGCGCGACTGGGAGTGCGTCTACACCCCCGATTCGCACGGCGCGATGCTCTTCGAGTCCGTGTATCTCGCGCTCCTGCGCGTGGTGTTCGGCGACCACGGCATGGGCCGCGAGGTCGTAGATTACCTCGTCAAGGAAACCGGCATCTTCAACGACTACTACGGGAATTTCGATACCATCCTCATGAACCCGCGCTCCTCCTGGTACGCGGACTCAAGCAGGGACGAGCTCTTCCGCATCGCGATCGCGGAGGGGCTTGCGGTGAAGGCGGTCCCGTGGGGCCAGACGCGCCGTCTCACGTTTTCGCACCTGCTCTTCGGGGGGAAGCTGCCCCTCTTCCTGGGCTTCGACAGGGGTCCGATATCGCTCCCCGGCAACAGGGCGACCATCCCCCAGGGACAGATATTCAAGAGCGCCGGGCGCCTCACCAGCTTCAGCCCGTCCTTCCGCATGATCGCCGATATGGCGACCGCCGCGCTCCAGACGAACATGGCCGGCGGCTCCAGCGACAGGCGCTACTCGAAATGGTACGCGAACGACCTGGAGAACTGGCTGCACGGGGTATACAAGACGCTTTCGTGA
- a CDS encoding protein-L-isoaspartate O-methyltransferase produces MSSGKGPPGRSPPCRDAINRVSTGGRIKILTRYPRFYMVWGAADTQFPGGRTLFTKTMYKNKTDFLKKLKKLKVKKPIMDAYEAVDQRHFFDAMFRDRYYGDEPLPLGFGETSDPFVSQALMLNRLAPQKKWRVLEVGTGSGYSTSLLAHLTEYVVSIEINEDLALVAKRNLAAVHVSNVRLFAGDGTEANPKLGQFDAVVVWAACIKRPVSLISRVRYAGRMVFPMGPPHQQQISLLINQPKESTEELFQTTFHEMCLFTPLYGMFGIG; encoded by the coding sequence ATGTCAAGCGGTAAAGGACCGCCCGGACGGTCGCCCCCCTGTAGAGACGCGATTAATCGCGTCTCTACAGGGGGGCGTATTAAAATCTTGACAAGATATCCGCGCTTTTACATGGTATGGGGCGCCGCCGATACGCAATTCCCCGGCGGACGAACGCTTTTCACCAAAACCATGTACAAGAATAAAACCGATTTCCTGAAAAAGCTCAAGAAGCTGAAGGTCAAAAAGCCGATCATGGACGCCTACGAGGCCGTGGACCAGCGGCATTTTTTCGACGCCATGTTCCGCGACAGGTACTACGGCGACGAGCCCCTGCCCCTGGGATTCGGAGAAACGAGCGACCCGTTCGTCTCGCAGGCGCTCATGCTGAACCGGCTCGCGCCGCAGAAAAAATGGAGGGTGCTTGAGGTGGGAACCGGCTCCGGCTATTCCACCTCGCTCCTGGCCCACCTTACCGAGTACGTCGTGAGCATCGAGATCAATGAGGACCTCGCCCTGGTCGCGAAAAGGAACCTCGCGGCGGTTCACGTGAGCAACGTGCGCCTTTTCGCCGGCGACGGGACCGAGGCGAACCCCAAACTGGGCCAGTTCGACGCGGTCGTCGTATGGGCGGCGTGTATAAAGCGGCCCGTGTCGCTCATAAGTCGTGTCCGCTACGCCGGGAGAATGGTCTTCCCCATGGGCCCGCCGCACCAGCAGCAGATATCGCTGCTCATCAACCAGCCGAAGGAATCGACCGAGGAGCTCTTCCAGACGACCTTCCACGAGATGTGCCTGTTTACGCCGCTGTACGGGATGTTCGGGATCGGGTGA
- a CDS encoding 2-hydroxyacyl-CoA dehydratase, with translation MTTDARIGITSTVPAEIIFAAGLVPVDVNNLFIAAPDPAALVRRAKMDGFPDTTCSWICGLYGAIMEHGIRRVVGVCGGDCAETQALMEVLAHRGVEVIPFSYPYERDREALRGALANFAARLGAAMDEAERVKARLDAVRARVHRLDELLWKENRAFGEEVRLVQLQASDFNGNPDAYTAMVEEKIREVGAREPMTQGLRMGMLGVPPIVKDLYAQIEREGTRVVFSEVERQFTLPVPGSIEESYHHYTYPYGIYARLEDIAREVKARGIDGLVHYVQAFCFRGIEDIVLRAKLSVPVLTLQGDLPTRMTETMKIRIEAFTDMLVRARGRS, from the coding sequence ATGACGACGGACGCGAGGATTGGCATCACCTCCACGGTGCCCGCGGAGATCATATTCGCGGCGGGACTCGTGCCCGTGGACGTCAACAACCTCTTCATCGCGGCGCCCGATCCCGCGGCCCTGGTGCGGCGCGCGAAGATGGACGGCTTTCCCGACACGACGTGCAGCTGGATATGCGGGCTTTACGGCGCGATCATGGAGCACGGCATCCGGCGCGTGGTGGGGGTGTGCGGGGGGGATTGCGCGGAGACGCAGGCACTCATGGAGGTGCTCGCGCACCGGGGCGTGGAGGTGATACCCTTCTCGTATCCGTACGAGCGCGACCGTGAAGCCCTGCGCGGCGCGCTCGCGAACTTCGCGGCGCGGCTGGGGGCGGCCATGGACGAGGCGGAGCGTGTGAAGGCGCGGCTCGACGCCGTGCGCGCGCGCGTTCACCGGCTGGACGAGCTTTTATGGAAGGAGAACCGCGCGTTTGGGGAGGAGGTGCGCCTCGTCCAGCTCCAGGCGAGCGACTTCAACGGAAATCCGGACGCCTACACGGCCATGGTTGAGGAAAAAATCCGGGAGGTAGGCGCGCGCGAGCCCATGACCCAAGGCCTCCGGATGGGGATGCTCGGGGTCCCGCCCATCGTGAAGGATTTGTACGCGCAGATCGAGCGCGAGGGGACGCGCGTCGTGTTCAGCGAGGTCGAGCGCCAGTTCACCCTGCCGGTGCCGGGAAGCATCGAGGAATCGTACCACCACTACACGTACCCCTACGGCATCTACGCGCGGCTGGAGGACATCGCCCGAGAGGTGAAGGCGCGGGGGATCGATGGACTGGTCCACTATGTACAGGCGTTCTGCTTCAGGGGGATCGAGGACATCGTGCTGCGCGCGAAGCTTTCCGTCCCCGTGCTCACCCTCCAGGGCGATCTGCCCACACGGATGACCGAGACGATGAAAATACGCATCGAGGCCTTCACGGACATGCTCGTGCGCGCGCGGGGGCGCTCATGA
- a CDS encoding ORF6N domain-containing protein, which yields MIDADIAELYGVPTKALNQAVKRNPGRFPADFMFQLNEVEKDEVVTNCDHLARLKFSKALPHAFTEHGAIMLAAILNTPRAVEMSTFVVRAFIKLREILSVRKELSRKFEELERKVGLHDEAIKAIIQSIRGLMETGPKIKKRKIGFK from the coding sequence ATGATCGATGCTGATATCGCGGAATTATACGGTGTCCCCACGAAAGCTCTCAATCAGGCGGTAAAACGTAATCCGGGACGTTTTCCCGCGGACTTCATGTTTCAGCTCAATGAAGTAGAGAAGGACGAGGTGGTCACAAATTGTGACCACCTCGCACGGCTTAAATTTTCAAAAGCGCTCCCTCACGCGTTTACGGAACACGGAGCAATCATGCTGGCGGCAATCTTAAATACTCCAAGGGCCGTCGAAATGAGTACCTTTGTGGTCCGGGCTTTTATCAAATTGCGTGAAATTCTTTCCGTCCGGAAAGAGCTGTCGCGCAAGTTTGAAGAGCTTGAACGAAAGGTTGGCCTCCATGATGAGGCGATCAAGGCGATAATTCAGTCTATTCGCGGATTAATGGAAACGGGACCGAAGATAAAAAAGCGGAAAATAGGGTTTAAATAA
- a CDS encoding ABC transporter permease, with protein sequence MLGRMWTIFVARNKEFYRDRSAFGWNILFPFLVIIGFSFLFNQDRQAMFKVGVITTPGAIVSPVQAARFEEFRKTHFLEFVELASADEAISKLQHHRIDMLVDPTAGEYWVSRSSPKGYITEKLLGTGAAADTANFKKREVEGFDIPYVEWMFPGILGMNMMFSALFGVGYVVVRYRKNGALKRLSVAPLSPFEFLTAQIISRMVILIVTTAIVYAGCALMYGFQCRGSYASLAFVFALGGFSMISLGLLIAARSASEEFAGGVLNVLSWPMMFLSEVWFSLEGAKPWVKGLAKIFPLSHMVDCARRIMNDGTPLHEMLPQVAVLAGSSVLFLALGSLLFQWQKK encoded by the coding sequence ATGCTCGGGAGAATGTGGACGATATTCGTCGCGCGCAACAAAGAGTTCTACCGCGACCGGTCGGCGTTCGGGTGGAACATACTGTTCCCCTTTCTCGTGATCATCGGCTTCAGCTTCCTGTTCAACCAGGACCGGCAGGCGATGTTCAAGGTAGGCGTCATCACAACTCCCGGCGCGATAGTAAGCCCCGTGCAGGCGGCGCGGTTCGAGGAGTTCAGAAAAACGCATTTCCTGGAATTCGTGGAGCTCGCGTCCGCGGACGAGGCGATCTCGAAGCTCCAGCACCACCGCATCGATATGCTCGTGGACCCCACCGCCGGCGAGTACTGGGTGAGCCGCTCCTCGCCCAAGGGTTACATTACCGAGAAGCTCCTGGGAACGGGCGCCGCGGCCGACACGGCGAACTTCAAAAAGCGCGAAGTCGAGGGGTTTGATATACCCTACGTGGAATGGATGTTCCCCGGCATACTGGGCATGAACATGATGTTCAGCGCGCTCTTCGGCGTGGGCTACGTCGTGGTACGTTACCGTAAGAACGGGGCGCTCAAGCGCCTGTCCGTGGCCCCGCTCTCCCCCTTCGAGTTTCTCACCGCGCAGATAATCTCGCGCATGGTGATTCTCATCGTCACGACCGCGATCGTGTACGCGGGCTGCGCGCTCATGTACGGGTTCCAATGCCGCGGATCGTACGCCTCGCTCGCCTTCGTATTCGCCCTGGGGGGATTTTCCATGATCTCGCTCGGGCTCCTCATCGCGGCGCGCAGCGCCAGCGAGGAATTCGCGGGGGGCGTGCTCAACGTCCTGTCGTGGCCCATGATGTTTCTCTCCGAGGTCTGGTTCTCGCTCGAGGGCGCGAAGCCCTGGGTGAAGGGCCTCGCGAAAATATTTCCCCTCTCGCACATGGTGGATTGCGCCCGCCGCATCATGAACGACGGCACACCCCTGCACGAAATGCTCCCCCAGGTGGCGGTGCTCGCGGGATCGTCGGTGCTCTTCCTCGCGCTGGGTTCGCTCCTGTTCCAGTGGCAGAAGAAGTAA
- a CDS encoding ATP-dependent 6-phosphofructokinase, protein MLEIQDTQVDRLGECAIDTPLRIPKFIDEGQRIVVDVDYESLRKSIAGNGDTASFENAGPRRKIFFDPANTRAAIVTCGGLCPGINNVIRGIVLELFHQYKVKSIYGVRYGFEGLIPKFGHGFMTLTPEVVENLHIEGGTLLGSSRGNQNIEEMVDTLEANYISILFTIGGDGTLRGTQAIYEEIAKRGLKISIVGVPKTIDNDISYVDRTFGFETAVSTATPVLYSAHAEAKGARNGIGLVKVMGRDSGFIAATTAIASNVVNYVLIPEAPFRLHGPGGFLEHLHHRLVTKKHAVILAAEGAGQEYFEGLNEFDASGNKKKGDIGTYLRDQITGYFKEKNTHINLKYIDPSYIIRSVPASPDDAVFCIMLAQNAVHGAMSGRSGFLVGRWNKFFTFIPLKLATKTRKKVDPKGYLWSIVKETTGQEDFT, encoded by the coding sequence ATGCTTGAAATCCAGGACACCCAGGTCGATCGTCTCGGGGAGTGTGCGATCGACACACCGCTCAGGATCCCCAAGTTCATCGACGAGGGACAGCGCATCGTCGTCGACGTCGATTACGAGAGCCTTCGAAAATCGATCGCCGGGAACGGCGACACCGCCTCGTTCGAGAACGCGGGTCCCCGCAGGAAGATATTTTTCGACCCCGCAAATACTCGGGCGGCCATCGTCACCTGCGGGGGACTGTGTCCCGGCATCAACAACGTGATACGGGGCATCGTCCTCGAGCTCTTCCATCAGTACAAGGTTAAATCGATCTACGGCGTGCGTTACGGCTTCGAGGGCCTCATCCCCAAGTTCGGCCACGGGTTTATGACGCTCACCCCCGAGGTCGTTGAAAACCTGCACATCGAGGGCGGCACCCTGCTGGGATCGTCCCGCGGAAACCAGAACATCGAAGAGATGGTCGACACGCTCGAAGCGAACTACATCTCCATCCTCTTCACTATCGGCGGGGACGGCACCCTGCGCGGCACGCAGGCCATCTATGAGGAGATCGCAAAGCGCGGGCTCAAAATCTCCATCGTGGGGGTGCCCAAGACGATCGACAACGACATCTCCTATGTCGATCGCACCTTCGGTTTCGAAACCGCGGTGAGCACGGCCACCCCCGTGCTCTACAGCGCCCACGCCGAGGCGAAGGGCGCGCGCAACGGCATCGGCCTCGTGAAGGTGATGGGGCGCGATTCCGGGTTTATCGCCGCGACCACCGCGATCGCGTCGAACGTGGTGAATTACGTGCTCATCCCGGAGGCCCCCTTCCGGCTCCACGGGCCCGGCGGTTTCCTGGAGCACCTGCACCACCGGCTCGTCACCAAGAAGCATGCCGTGATACTCGCCGCCGAGGGCGCCGGGCAGGAATACTTCGAGGGGCTCAACGAATTCGACGCATCGGGCAACAAGAAGAAGGGCGATATCGGCACCTATCTCAGGGACCAGATAACCGGTTATTTCAAGGAAAAGAACACCCACATAAATCTAAAATATATCGACCCCAGCTATATCATACGAAGCGTGCCCGCGTCCCCGGACGACGCCGTATTCTGCATAATGCTCGCCCAGAACGCGGTACACGGCGCGATGTCCGGCAGGAGCGGCTTCCTGGTGGGAAGATGGAACAAGTTCTTTACCTTCATCCCCCTCAAGCTCGCGACGAAGACGCGCAAGAAGGTGGATCCCAAGGGATACCTGTGGTCCATCGTAAAGGAAACCACCGGGCAGGAGGATTTCACATAA